TGCCCGAATGACTGTACGCCATTATCATTGACAAATAAAATACGGCCTTCCACCTTTCTTTAGTCGTGAGGGAAAAATAAATCATCGAGCAACAAAATATCGTCTGAAGAATAAGCTGCGGGATTCCCATGTGCTTCAATGAGCCCCTTAAGAAATAAACCCAATAATTTACGAACCCAGGCAAAGAAGCCCACCTCATAGGCCTAGACCCTACATGATTAGTAATAATCTTGATGTACTCGACAAAACCTGCCCAGCCTCCAGTGAAAATAAACGGCAGCAAACATAAAATAATCCCCCATATAAATAAATGCACTGCTTCACGATATTTTTTCTCGCGGATATAAAGAAGTCCCATAATGCACGGAAGAGCTTTAAAACCTGCTGCACATGCTATCAAGATTAGAGCTGTCTGTCTGTGCCAAATACTTTTATTTTCGCGGAGATATAACGCCCCG
Above is a window of Synergistaceae bacterium DNA encoding:
- a CDS encoding DUF2029 domain-containing protein, which translates into the protein MMWTVLQVCIMVYLVQKLTKLSLGNATFFTIMILFSTPYFSGVLERGNTIFITVIFLCGALYLRENKSIWHRQTALILIACAAGFKALPCIMGLLYIREKKYREAVHLFIWGIILCLLPFIFTGGWAGFVEYIKIITNHVGSRPMRWASLPGFVNYWVYFLRGSLKHMGIPQLILQTIFCCSMIYFSLTTKERWKAVFYLSMIMAYSHSGSYRYYTAYLTLPLLLLVADRKNFNTADICEKVKLYIYYILFASVFVIPVWIINFGDVEHWMCGSAYVLCLYCVGTDIFASKKSIALE